CCTCTTCGGCGGTGATGGACAACTTCTCTGgcaggtaaattttttttttttttttcattggtagagTAATAAAGGAGGGACCTCATTTCATTAGAATGATATTCGGCCTCAAATGAAACCGAACATTTCTTTGTGTCTCCATCGACTTTTACCGCTCCTGTTGTCAAATGAGGATATGTTGGCTTGCAACTACAACAATTTAAGTTGTTCCCCGGAGAAAGATTATGTAGGATGGCGCCAAAGAACTATCTCCAATGGTTCTAAAACTTGCAGCACGAAGGCAACGTTTGCACAGATAATCAAATGATCCAAAGCTGTTCTGGATTTGCACTGAAATTCAATCatcagtttcctttttttttcatttttttgttcttttttgctgTTCAGTTGCCTCTGCTCCATTCCATAGACGTGGAATCCCATCAACAACAGGAAGTTCGAGACCCTTTCCTACCTCCCTCCTCTATCGAATGATTATGTTGCCAAAGAGATCAACTATATGCACAAGAAAGGATGGATCCCATGCCTCGAATTCGATGAGGTGCTTGATGTAACTAAGATCGTGAATCCTATAATGTGTGAACTCCCATAAACAATAACTAGATCCATTAACTGTTTGAAATGTAGGAATGTTGGTGGTGTTTGATGTTCCTCTCGAGCTCTGATCCAACAAGCGACCGCAGATCGGCAGCGTCGACTCCGGTGAAGAGCGTTCGGAtggtacaagtcaagaatcattGTATTAATATCCAGCTTCTATTAAATAATGGACGGAATATGATATAAAGATATCACACTTTCAATTTGCAGTTCACCGGACGGAATCAAATTCCTGGATTTTTTATCTTATCCTATTTAGTCATATCCCGACTAGAAATTCGGACGATCAAATACAGCAGTATTTTGACAAAATGATAAcattttagacccttatttgtaattttttctagaTTACACAATCCGTCCCAAACACATAAAAAGAACAAGGGAAAGCCCATGCTTGATAgagtttgatttcttggtgccAAGCTCGAGCTCAACTCGCTAAAGGTTTCATCAATTAGCCTGATTTCGATTTATGTCTTGACCAGATCAGCATGGCTCCGAGACTAGACCCAACTAGGAATGCAGCTACTTATAAACATGGAATAAGTATAATCGTAACTATATATAGGATCAATTTCAGAGCTATCAAATTTAGACCCATGTGACTAGCCAAGTATCGTATCGAGTCGAATTCGGATTTCACTTGATAAATTCTACTTCAATTTCAAGTCGTGTTCTCATATCGTGTCGAGAGTTTGTCGCCCGGGACAAGACCACTTGTCCACAACTTTCACGTGCGCGCACGGGACAGTCCAGCGAGTCCCATATTGCGCACGTGACAAGACCCAATCACGCACGTGGACTCTTGGACGGTCCACAAACCGAGACCACTTCCTCAAAGAATTCGAGGCCTCCACGAAGTCTTGCTTGCTCGATCCCAGTCCTCTCGTCTCTTAAGATATCTCGAAGTACGGAGCCGTCTACGTCAGGTTCGGTTCAGAGCTGAGCAGACGAACGAGGAGCTCGAGGAGCTGAGAAATGGCGAGCTTCGTGCTGCAACTCCCGACGACGGGCAGATGGAGGAGCCTTTCCGTCTCCGCCTCATCGAACGGTGAATCTCCCAATCATCGCCCCTCTCGGCGGGCGTCGTCTGATTCTGCTGACGGATTGCGGACTCTTGTGGACGAGGCTTTTATTGATTGAGTCTGTGCATTAGATTTGCTAaagttgctttcttttcttgtgggtGTGCTGGGATTCTGAAGGGGCTGCTCCGGGTCGGAGTCAAAGCCAGggccaaggaggaggagggccgGTGATCGTGGAGCTGCCGCTGGACAAGATCAGGAGGCCGTTGATGCGAACGAGGGCGAACGATCCGGTCAAGGTGAAGGACCTCATGGACAGTATCCGGGAGATCGGTCTCCAAGTCCCTGTACGTAAATGGTCCAAACCCTTCGTTctccattctttttttaaagattaGACAAGATTGATCAGGGTTAAGACAGCATGTGGAACTTCGTCGATccaatgtgtgtgtgtgtgtgtgtgtgtgtgcacaATGTGGCTGGAGTCGAACTGGGGAGTTGGTGCTTGTCTGTTTTAGCATGTGTGATCCTGGACCAACCAAACCAGTACAGAAGCATTCTGACTGAAACAGAAGCTCTTATGccgaagaacaaaagagaagtagAAGCTCAGATTAACTATGGAGTTTTCAGGTGTTTGGAGAAGTAGCTGCATTAGCATATCCGTCGGCTGCCCCTCCGGCATGCTTTTAGCACCTTCATTTACTGACTTTGTAATGTTTCCGATGGAATTTTATCGCAGATTGATGTGCTCGAAGTCGATGGAGTTTACTACGGTGCgtgataattttcatcatcctcgcaCTTTGGCATACTGGCATACGTAAACAACACTGGACTGTTCTTTCGGGCGAAAAGATTATTCCGCTCTCTGTGTGCGCGCTTTTGCAGGCTTCTCTGGTTGTCATCGCTACGAAGCTCATCAGCGCCTCAGCCTCCCTACGATCCGTTGTAAAGTCCGGAAAGCGACAAAAGAAACACTAAGGTTTGTTCATGTTATCCTCCATGCTTAGTCACTTCTCTGTTTGCTTCAACTGCATCTCCCTGTTGCTCATGGAGGAACCTGTTCATATTTTACCAGGCATCATCTTCGCTGAGTTTGCGACAGTATCGGATGGATGGTTTCTCAACTCAATGAATGGTGCTGCAGTTAATGGATTCTGAGATACTGCCCTTACACTGATTGCTGCAAGTTCCTTTTGGATGCAATTAGTTTTGAGCTCTCTTGTACAAGCATTTGAACAATAAAGGAAGGGGTCTTGATTAAGTTTTACCTACAGAAGTTCCATTTCATATACCTACAACATTACAATGCTTATATCGGGATCGCTCAGTAGGGCTGTGGATACTTGACACAACACGAGAACACAATTTGAGAGCGATACAGATTTGATTAAGAAAATCGACAACTACTACGGAAATGACAGGGCTGGAAACTTAGATATGGAATACTTCCTCAACTGAGGTGCATCCTTAAAGGAAGCAATGCACATGCCAATTTTGCTCCCAGGACCTCTTAGAACTAAATCAAGTCTTCAGCATCAACACAATGGAGATTCTTTTATCAAAGATACAATCCTTTCTGTGGTTATTTCTCGAACCCGCGAAGTATCATGTTAGTGACAAGCTTGGGATTCATATCAATAGTACTACATTTCAAACAAGTCAGAGCTGATATTTTTCTCCCCAGTTAGCAAGACTTTTAGCATGAAATGAATGGACTCTACCTGCTTAGCCAAATTGAAATCCAAATTATACCAATCAATCACTCAGAACAGATGCATTAGAGAAACTCGAGACAAAATGCATTCAGAAATAAATGTCAGGAAAGAAGTGAAAAGGCGTCGGGAGAAAAACAAGTCATTGCAGAATTTGACATGAGTAGGGTACTCGGGTCAAGAATTCCCTCAGTGCTTCGCATCCTCCTCTTCACAGAACTTGGAGTACTTGTCAGCATCCATCAGGCTGTTCAGTTGGCCCGCATCGCTTATTTCAACCTTTATGATCCATCCTTTCTCATATGGGCTTGAGTTAATCTACAGATTACAGAATAACTAATGAGAAAGGTCCAAGGCAGTaa
This sequence is a window from Rhodamnia argentea isolate NSW1041297 chromosome 3, ASM2092103v1, whole genome shotgun sequence. Protein-coding genes within it:
- the LOC115752431 gene encoding sulfiredoxin, chloroplastic/mitochondrial, which encodes MASFVLQLPTTGRWRSLSVSASSNGAAPGRSQSQGQGGGGPVIVELPLDKIRRPLMRTRANDPVKVKDLMDSIREIGLQVPIDVLEVDGVYYGFSGCHRYEAHQRLSLPTIRCKVRKATKETLRHHLR